In Leifsonia sp. AK011, the genomic stretch TGGCCTCTCGACGGAACTCGAGGATGTCACGGAGGTCGAGTACCGCCAACTGCGCCTCGAGAACGTCGTCCTCATCGGCGTGTACTCCGGCGGAACGGTTGCCGATGCCGAGAACTCCCTGCGCGAACTCGCAGCTCTTGCGGAGACCGCAGGAGCTGTTGTCCTCGACGGGCTGCTGCAGCGCCGGCCGCATCCCGACCCGAGCACCTACTTCGGCAAGGGCAAGGCCGAGGAACTCCGGGGTGTCGTCGCCGCCACCGGTGCGGACACCGTCATCGCCGACACCGAGCTCGCCCCGAGCCAACGGCGTGCCCTGGAGGACATCGTCAAGGTCAAGGTCATCGACAGGACCGCGGTGATCCTCGATATCTTCTCGCAGCATGCAACGAGCCGTGAGGGTCGGGCGCAGGTCGAACTGGCCCAGCTCGAGTACCTCCTGCCGCGACTTCGTGGGTGGGGTGAGTCGATGTCCCGACAGGCCGGTGGCCAGGTCGGCGCGGGCACCGGCATGGGAAGCCGCGGACCGGGTGAGACGAAGATCGAACTCGACCGCCGTCGCATCCACACCCGCATGGCCAAGCTCCGCCGCCAGATCAAGGGGTTCGCGCCGGCCCGCGAGGCCAAGCGTGCCAACCGCACGCGCTTCGAGGTGCCGAGTGTTGCGATTGCCGGGTACACGAACGCGGGCAAGTCGAGCCTCCTCAACCGCATCACGCGCGCTGGTGTGCTCGTCGAGAACGCCCTGTTCGCGACCCTGGATGCCACGGTCCGCCGCTACCGCACGCCAGACGGTCGCCTCTTCACGCTCGCCGACACCGTCGGTTTCGTGAGGAACCTCCCGCACCAGCTGGTCGAGGCGTTCCGCTCCACGCTCGAGGAGGTCGGCCAGTCCGATGTCATCGTGCACGTGGTGGACGCGTCGCATCCCGACCCTGCAGGCCAGCTCGCGACCGTGCGCGATGTCATCGGGGAACTCGGTGCGCGCGACATCCCGGAGATCGTCGCCTTCAACAAGGCGGATCTTGCCGACGATGACCACCGTCTCGTCCTGCGCGGGTTGGAGCCGACCGGAATATTCGTCTCAGCTCGTACCGGCGAGGGCATCGATGAACTCCTCGAGCGCATCTCCGAACTCCTGCCGAGCCCGGAGATCGAGGTCGAGCTCGTGATCCCGTACGACCGTGGCGAGATCATCTCGCGGCTTCACGTGCAGGGTCGTGTGCTGTCGACCGACTACGAGGAGACGGGCACCCGCGTGCGCGCTCTCGTGCACCCGTCGCGGCTGCCCGAGGTGGAGGAGTTCCGCACGGCGTAATGTTCCGTCATCCGCCGGGAGCGCTGCCTAGACTGAAGTGGTCGGGTTCGCTCCCGGCAGGTGCGACCGCCGAGCCCGGCACCCGCCCCAACGGACAGCAGAATTCTGGCGACCGGAGGGTGAGTGGTGACGACTAGTCCTGTGCGTGCGATCACTCGCGCCGACGCGACGTTCTCGTTCGAGTTGTACCCGCCCCGGTCCTCCGAGGCTGAGACCGCCCTCTACGCCTCGATAGCCGAGCTCGTGGCCGTGTCGCCGGAGTTCATCTCGGTGACGTACGGGGCGAGCGGTTCAACCAGGGGGCTATCGCTCTCGGTGCTTACCCACATGCTCCGCAACAGCTCCGTCGAGCCCATGGCTCACCTCACGTGTGTCGGCTCGTCCTACGCCGAGGCGAGCCAGCTCATCCGTGAGTTCTTGGATGCCGGGGTCACGAGTTTCCTCGCACTGCGCGGCGACCCGCCAGCGGGCGCCACCGAGGATGAC encodes the following:
- the hflX gene encoding GTPase HflX, whose amino-acid sequence is MTETTSHDAEPRDDAMSRRDVDRVLAADGVRSAEVSRFGSGSALALQDDAHYESGRDGDQFDREDRQALRRVPGLSTELEDVTEVEYRQLRLENVVLIGVYSGGTVADAENSLRELAALAETAGAVVLDGLLQRRPHPDPSTYFGKGKAEELRGVVAATGADTVIADTELAPSQRRALEDIVKVKVIDRTAVILDIFSQHATSREGRAQVELAQLEYLLPRLRGWGESMSRQAGGQVGAGTGMGSRGPGETKIELDRRRIHTRMAKLRRQIKGFAPAREAKRANRTRFEVPSVAIAGYTNAGKSSLLNRITRAGVLVENALFATLDATVRRYRTPDGRLFTLADTVGFVRNLPHQLVEAFRSTLEEVGQSDVIVHVVDASHPDPAGQLATVRDVIGELGARDIPEIVAFNKADLADDDHRLVLRGLEPTGIFVSARTGEGIDELLERISELLPSPEIEVELVIPYDRGEIISRLHVQGRVLSTDYEETGTRVRALVHPSRLPEVEEFRTA